One window of the Capnocytophaga haemolytica genome contains the following:
- a CDS encoding outer membrane beta-barrel protein — MKNWIFLILIALPFTGFSQEDMDEGVMSSVKQTVTNTSVDLDYLEDQFYVGFTYDYLAVKATNVVQHNLSRGIHAGFLRDIPINAKRTVGFAAGLGYAYDRVYNNMLATKTATGVDYQIVERFKDLDLSRNFFETHTVEFPIEFRYRTSTPESHKFWRVYTGLRLGYIFSERSLNTRSSVSTSFQNPDINKTFQCKAFAVFGYNALNFFVQYNLTPLMKDAHTAEGTSLKSNVLQIGLMFYIL, encoded by the coding sequence ATGAAGAATTGGATATTTTTAATACTTATAGCATTGCCTTTTACAGGTTTTTCCCAAGAGGATATGGATGAAGGCGTAATGAGCTCCGTTAAACAGACGGTTACCAACACTTCCGTAGACCTCGACTATCTTGAAGATCAGTTTTACGTAGGCTTCACTTATGATTATCTGGCGGTGAAGGCTACCAATGTGGTGCAGCATAACCTTTCGCGAGGTATACATGCGGGCTTTTTGCGGGATATTCCCATAAATGCGAAGCGCACTGTTGGCTTTGCGGCGGGCTTGGGCTATGCTTACGATCGTGTGTATAACAATATGCTCGCTACCAAGACTGCCACAGGCGTGGATTACCAAATTGTAGAGCGATTTAAGGATTTAGACCTCAGCAGGAACTTCTTTGAGACCCACACCGTTGAGTTTCCTATTGAGTTTCGCTATCGCACCTCTACCCCTGAAAGTCATAAGTTTTGGCGCGTGTACACAGGTTTGAGACTTGGGTATATCTTCAGCGAGCGCAGTTTGAATACACGCAGTAGTGTCTCCACCTCATTTCAAAATCCTGACATTAATAAGACGTTTCAGTGTAAAGCATTTGCTGTCTTTGGCTATAATGCGCTGAACTTCTTCGTGCAATACAACCTTACCCCACTGATGAAAGATGCCCATACTGCAGAGGGTACTAGCCTGAAATCAAACGTATTACAAATAGGATTAATGTTTTACATCTTATAG
- a CDS encoding VWA domain-containing protein has translation MEEHITRWRLILGQDVRAMGEAALSEEQSLLDATLAALYDDTEGGKGSGRGAGLGKSAPNLAKWLTDVRNFFPPDVVSIIQADAIERKGLTKLLFEPETLKNVKPDIAMVGTLMALKGQIPKKSKDSARELVKAVVDEIMKRMEQDLRRAVTGALNKKAHTPIANFSSTDWKRTINRNLKNYDTETKRLIPEKFYFFERTQKQKSWTVILDIDQSGSMCDSIIYSSVMGSIFASMPALDTHVIAFDTEVTDLTELCRQDPVDMLFGVQLGGGTDINKSVAYCQTLIENPRKTMFILISDLYEGGVRAGLLRRLEQMHSDGVKVMVLLALSDSGRPDYDEKLGKEIAKKGIACFACTPDRLPDLVAAALKGDDLNKFEGSDKGGEKNV, from the coding sequence ATGGAAGAGCATATCACACGTTGGCGATTGATACTCGGGCAAGATGTGCGGGCAATGGGCGAGGCTGCCCTCAGCGAAGAGCAATCACTGTTAGACGCTACCCTTGCGGCACTCTATGACGATACTGAGGGTGGCAAAGGCAGTGGTCGCGGTGCTGGGTTGGGGAAGTCAGCTCCCAATCTCGCTAAGTGGCTCACCGATGTGCGCAACTTCTTCCCGCCAGATGTGGTGAGTATCATACAAGCGGACGCCATTGAGCGCAAAGGGCTTACCAAACTGCTCTTTGAGCCTGAGACGCTCAAGAATGTGAAGCCCGACATCGCTATGGTGGGCACGTTGATGGCACTGAAAGGGCAGATACCTAAGAAGTCAAAGGATTCGGCACGTGAGCTAGTAAAGGCAGTAGTAGATGAGATAATGAAGCGTATGGAGCAAGACCTACGGCGTGCAGTAACAGGGGCACTTAACAAGAAAGCACATACGCCGATTGCCAACTTCTCCTCCACAGACTGGAAGCGGACTATCAATCGTAATTTGAAGAACTACGACACGGAAACCAAGCGACTTATTCCTGAGAAGTTTTACTTCTTTGAGCGTACACAGAAGCAAAAGAGCTGGACGGTAATCCTTGATATCGACCAAAGTGGCTCGATGTGTGACTCTATCATCTACTCTTCAGTGATGGGCTCCATCTTTGCCTCAATGCCTGCGTTGGATACGCACGTGATTGCTTTTGACACTGAGGTTACCGACCTTACAGAACTCTGTCGTCAAGACCCTGTGGATATGCTCTTTGGGGTACAACTCGGCGGGGGGACGGACATCAATAAGTCGGTAGCATATTGTCAAACACTCATAGAGAACCCTCGCAAGACAATGTTTATCCTCATCTCTGACCTTTACGAAGGAGGCGTACGTGCGGGTCTTTTACGCCGCCTTGAGCAGATGCACAGCGATGGTGTAAAAGTGATGGTGCTGTTGGCACTTTCAGACAGCGGTCGCCCCGACTATGATGAGAAATTAGGTAAGGAAATTGCTAAGAAAGGTATCGCCTGCTTTGCCTGCACCCCTGACCGCCTTCCTGACTTAGTGGCGGCAGCCCTAAAAGGCGATGACCTCAATAAGTTCGAGGGGAGTGATAAAGGAGGCGAGAAGAACGTGTAA
- a CDS encoding TIGR00730 family Rossman fold protein translates to MSKKHSKVWHEIKTHDAWSIFKIMSEFVHGYEQMSAIGPCICIFGSARLKPGSKYYELTERIGRKIVEAGYGVITGGGPGIMEAGNKGAHEAGGVSAGLNIDLPFEQTNNSYIDHDKNIKFDYFFARKVMFVKYSQALVAMPGGFGTLDELFESITLVQTRKIDQIPIILVGTEYWKGLIAWVKEVLLEKFSNISAGDMELFHLVDTEDEVLEVIENFYSKNNQLRPNF, encoded by the coding sequence ATGAGTAAGAAACATTCAAAAGTTTGGCACGAGATTAAGACACACGATGCGTGGTCTATTTTTAAGATAATGAGTGAGTTTGTGCACGGCTATGAGCAGATGAGTGCCATAGGTCCGTGCATTTGTATTTTTGGTTCTGCGAGGCTTAAGCCAGGCAGTAAGTATTATGAGCTTACAGAGCGTATTGGTCGTAAGATTGTGGAGGCAGGTTACGGAGTGATTACTGGGGGTGGTCCTGGAATTATGGAAGCAGGCAATAAGGGTGCCCACGAGGCAGGTGGAGTGTCAGCGGGGCTAAATATTGATCTACCTTTTGAGCAAACCAACAATTCGTATATTGACCACGACAAGAATATCAAGTTCGATTACTTTTTTGCGCGTAAAGTGATGTTTGTGAAGTATTCGCAGGCTTTAGTGGCAATGCCAGGAGGTTTTGGTACGCTTGATGAACTTTTTGAATCAATAACATTAGTACAGACGCGTAAAATTGACCAAATACCTATCATTTTAGTGGGTACAGAGTATTGGAAAGGACTGATTGCGTGGGTAAAGGAAGTGCTTTTAGAGAAATTCAGCAATATAAGTGCTGGTGATATGGAATTGTTTCACTTAGTAGATACTGAAGATGAGGTGCTTGAGGTGATTGAAAACTTCTACAGTAAGAACAATCAGCTCAGACCTAATTTCTGA
- a CDS encoding copper resistance protein NlpE, which produces MKRHILTLAVLAMAFAACQNTNSNNAQTASETTEAAMMQDEKPAMEAPAWAGTYVGTLPAADTGGYVTVLELRADNTYRLQEKAADKNFKDEQEGTFVFEGGKFTLTSEKGEKTYYALKDNGKILLLDKDGNEIKTELDYSLTKKM; this is translated from the coding sequence ATGAAAAGACACATTTTAACATTAGCCGTATTGGCAATGGCTTTCGCCGCTTGCCAGAACACCAACAGCAACAACGCTCAAACCGCTTCTGAGACTACTGAGGCAGCGATGATGCAAGATGAAAAGCCTGCTATGGAAGCACCCGCTTGGGCAGGAACTTATGTGGGTACATTACCAGCTGCGGATACAGGGGGGTATGTAACCGTTCTTGAACTGCGTGCCGACAATACCTATCGCTTGCAGGAAAAAGCTGCCGATAAGAATTTCAAAGATGAGCAAGAAGGCACTTTTGTTTTTGAAGGAGGTAAGTTTACCCTTACTAGCGAGAAAGGAGAGAAAACCTACTATGCCCTTAAGGATAATGGAAAGATCCTTCTCTTGGATAAGGATGGCAATGAAATCAAGACAGAGCTTGATTATAGCCTTACTAAGAAGATGTAA
- a CDS encoding sensor histidine kinase — MFKKSSLRLRIFLSMTLLVVVAFAILAVVLAAQYRKQATEYRDERLVDKESQIKTQISYVFANTTYPVETFFIPLIFREDIYTIANIENLNFALYDLNGNLLKSSKATLSPDKDALFIPEHILYQLSTQLDKRIAQHYDYNGHGYQISYSYITDAQFKPIAILHIPYFEDDTFIERALEGSLYQLAVVYFSLLILSLTVAYFISKYITKSLKTIEKRLGHTRLLERNEKLILTSSPAEIRELVSAYNAMIDEIENSKKLLAQSEREQAWRDMAKQVAHEIKNPLTPMRLSVQSFQRKLSKGTLTEEEMNEFCESLVQQIDILSNISAAFSALTNMPAKNDEYFNFVPVIKRTLDIFDTDIVHFHYSEEDISSTFDKDQLGRVVTNLVKNALQATESIANPQVEVNLTTDGDRIVLRVKDNGIGIAEEDKEKIFEPKFTTKSSGSGLGLAMVRNIVLSYQGTISFSSEEGKGSEFIVSLARILISNK, encoded by the coding sequence CTGGTAGACAAAGAGAGCCAGATCAAAACGCAGATATCTTACGTATTTGCCAACACTACTTATCCCGTTGAAACTTTCTTTATCCCGCTGATATTCAGGGAAGATATTTATACGATTGCTAATATTGAGAACCTCAACTTTGCTCTTTATGACCTTAATGGCAATCTGCTCAAGAGTTCTAAGGCAACACTTTCGCCTGATAAGGACGCCCTTTTTATCCCTGAACACATTCTCTATCAGCTCAGTACCCAGCTCGATAAGCGTATTGCTCAACATTACGACTACAATGGGCACGGCTACCAAATATCGTACAGCTATATTACTGATGCGCAGTTCAAACCCATTGCTATCTTGCATATTCCTTACTTTGAGGACGATACCTTCATTGAGCGCGCTTTGGAGGGTTCACTTTACCAATTGGCAGTGGTGTACTTTTCCCTGCTAATTCTCTCGCTAACAGTGGCATACTTCATTTCTAAATATATTACTAAATCCCTTAAAACTATTGAGAAGCGGCTCGGTCATACACGTTTGTTAGAACGCAATGAGAAGCTCATACTGACCTCATCTCCTGCTGAGATACGCGAATTGGTCAGTGCCTACAATGCAATGATTGACGAGATAGAGAATAGCAAAAAACTCCTCGCTCAATCGGAACGTGAACAGGCGTGGCGTGATATGGCTAAGCAAGTAGCCCACGAGATCAAGAACCCACTGACCCCAATGCGCCTTTCGGTACAGAGTTTCCAGCGCAAACTCAGCAAAGGAACGCTCACTGAGGAAGAGATGAATGAGTTCTGCGAATCATTAGTGCAGCAGATAGACATTCTCAGCAATATCTCTGCTGCCTTCTCAGCATTGACGAATATGCCTGCTAAGAACGATGAGTACTTCAACTTCGTACCTGTAATCAAGCGTACGCTCGACATCTTCGATACGGACATAGTGCACTTCCATTACAGCGAGGAAGACATCAGTAGCACCTTCGACAAAGATCAACTTGGGCGTGTGGTTACCAATCTTGTTAAAAATGCGCTACAAGCCACGGAGAGCATCGCAAATCCTCAGGTAGAGGTAAACCTTACCACTGATGGAGATCGCATTGTTTTGCGTGTTAAAGACAATGGTATAGGCATTGCCGAAGAGGATAAGGAAAAGATCTTTGAGCCTAAGTTTACCACCAAGAGCAGTGGTAGCGGCTTAGGGCTGGCGATGGTAAGGAATATTGTGCTATCATATCAAGGGACGATTAGCTTTAGCAGTGAGGAAGGAAAAGGCAGTGAGTTTATTGTAAGTTTGGCACGCATTTTGATAAGTAACAAGTAA